In Bubalus bubalis isolate 160015118507 breed Murrah chromosome 20, NDDB_SH_1, whole genome shotgun sequence, the sequence ACGTCACTTTCCCAGTCGGACTGCGGGATGGCTTCCCCTTCCGGCACGTCTGAGAACATCTCGTGGGAGTCGACGTCCTCGAATATGTCCTGGTTGGAGCTCTCCCAATTTTCACTCTGGATCTCAAAATCTGAAACAATGAGGAAAAATGTGCAATTTGTACTCAATTTCCTGTaatgatgagaaaagaaaaccaaaggggaggggcttccctggtggctcagcagtgaagaaatCCCCTGCccatgtgggagacatgggttcaatgccgGATCCAGGAAGAccctacaactattgagcctgtgctccagagccccgAGGGCTGCAGCTGCGGAAGCTCTcaagctctggagcctgtgctctgcaacaagagcggCCACTGCAGTGACAAGCCCACGCACCAccaccagagagtagcccctacttgcgcaactagagaaaaagcctgcacagcaatgaagacccagcagagccaaaaataaacacataaataaaacatattacttAGTAGAAGAATTCTGGAATCAGTTTGAAAGGAAGTCAATGCTCAAAAAGGCAGAGAATTCTTCTAAACATGatccaattttttgttttttggttttttttggacatgggaccattttttaagtctttattgaatgtgttacaatattgcttctgttgtataTTTTGGCCTTTTGCCCTTAAGGTATGTGGAATATCTcaggtcccagaccagggatcaaacccacactgcactcattggaaggcgaagtcctaaccactgagccaccagggaagtcacactaCTCCATTTCTGATGGTCTCACAGGCTACAGAATAGCATCTCGATTTAATGGGTATTTCCCTGGTAATCTGTGAAGCGGAACATCTTTTCTTATggatataattcatttttattcatttctaaattGCCAGGTCATATCTTTTACCTTTTATTCCACTGGGTTGACTTTTTTTATGAATTGTAGATGCTCTTATAGAGCAAGATTTTGACTCTTATCTGCTACACTGCAGGCtttgttgcaaatatttcctcccagtctCTGAACTGGCTTTGAACTTTCTTCAAAGTATCTTTTTAATATaaaggacttttgtttgtttgtttccatgagTCCAATCTAGCTTTGATGACTTGTTTTAAGATTGCAGTCCTACCCCACTGCAAGATTCCAAAAATACTCTCCTATAGGTGATTTAAGATGGTTTACAGTATAGATCTGTAACTCATCtgaatttatttctgtgtaaCTTGTGAAGCAGGGCTCTATTTCTATGTAAGTTAGGAAGCAGAGATCCACTTTTAGTTTTTTCAAAAGGGTCAGACCACTGTCCAAATACTATTGAATTGTCAAAGGACCCTTATTGGTTAGTAGACAATTATAATGCATCCTAAACCAATGGTTCTTGCATTTTCCTACCCTGACCCAGGCTCTAGGCTCACATGGAATTCAGAGGGCCACGTGTGTCCCCCTGCCCAGCCAGAGGCCTCTGCTTTCTCTCCCATACTAGAAAGCATATCAGAATAAAGTGTGGAGAAATTTGCTGTCAATATGGGGATAAGTATGCATGTGCTGTAAATGAACAATGAGATCACTGGTCACAGACATCAGTGCTTTAGTGTGTGTTAGGCTCACAATTCTTGAAAGGTCCTTCCCACCTGACTGTGACATACCGCTGGGTCTCAATACCATGGTCAGAGCCACTGGTTTGAAATGCAGAAGTGGGTCTCCAATTCTCATACAGCTGATGCCCCAGTGGGATTATCCCTGTCAGGGTGCTGCCTTGGCGAGCCTGGTGGGAACCCGATAGCACCTAAGTGGCTTGGACCATTGTTCCCCCTGAACTCTGACTGCTTGAAAGACGAAGTGCTGGTAAAAACAGCAAGGAGCTGTTATCAGTTTAAATGAATGACTGCCAAATAGTTTAGTAATAACATTACATCCCAAGAGTTCTGTGTGgtatacatttcaaatatttaagtgAATTAAAAGTGATGTTGTTCTGAACCTGAGAATCGTGGCTTTAAGAAGACATATACCTTTATAACCCTACACTGCTCTCTACTCTTCTTATTGACAAGAGAGTATATGggctccctgctggctcagtgttTTTACATAAAAAGTCCACcaaccaatgcaggggacatgggttcgatccctggccagggataattccatgtgctgtggggcaactaagcttgtgtaccacaactactgagcccatgctctagagcctgggagacacaactactgagcccacatgcctagagcccgcgctctgcaacaagagaagccactgtgatggGAAGCCCTCGaaccgcaactagaggaagcccgcacagcaacagggacccagcacagccctaaataaataaataaataaaattataaaaatgtatttaacaacagcataaaaaaaaaaaaacagcgtAAAAGATGATaatacccccccccaaaaaagatgatAATACCCATTGAGTTTGctaaatataaacaaagaattaATACAGAGCTTCCAAGAGTGAAAACCTAAGAGCAGGTGctctcggggcttccctggtggccagtggctaagactccgcgctcccaatgcagggggcccgggttcaatccctggtcagggtactagatcccacatgccacaactcagagttttcatgcaactaaagatcccgtgtgctgcaaccaaAACTgggtacagtcaaataaatacctaaatattaaaaaaaaaaaaaaaaaaaaaaaaaaaggcataggtCCTCTCTTGCTGTACTAAGCTGCCTGGCCTGACTTCCCTTCCAGCCTGAGAATTCTCCCAGGTCTTACCCAGTCTCCCTTTTGAGATTTTGGAATATTGTGCTAACTTTGGGCTTGACCCCATTATGTTTTAAAACACAAGTTTAGCTTGGCTTTCTCAAGGGAAAGGCAGATAAGCCTGGAATGATGAAGCTATCCATCTGCCTCCTTCATTGACCCAGCAGTTGTTTCTCCACACAGGAAAGATTCATTTTTCTCACTCCGACAACGAGTCTCCACTATGTGCAGGGCACTGTACTgcatgctgtttttaaaaaaaatggaaaagaagacagGTTCCTTGACTTTGGGGATTTTATAGGCTCCTAGAAAAAATAAGATGAGGACcaatacaaacagaaaacaagagacttccctgatggttcagtggttgagacttcaccctccagtgcagggggtgtgggttccatccctggtcaaggaactaagaccccacgtgccttgtggccaaaaattcaaaacataaaacagaaataatattgtaacaagttccataaagactttaaaaatggtccacatcaaaaaaaaaaaaatctgaaaacaatatATGATACAAAGCCAAAAGAGAAGGAGATCTGAATGTTCCAGGGGCGATGACTTCAAGCAGAGGTGACAGAGATGCTCTTAGGTGGCGGATCTAGGGACGGGGAAGAGAGGCCGTAAGTAAGCACCTGCTTTATGGAGCAGGTACGTGTCCCAAGGTGTGTACTCAGAGGATGACCATCACACAGGGATGGAACAAGGCCATTCCAAGTCACGATTCAGCAGCACAGGTGAAAGCTACAAGCACAGGTTACGTTCAAGGAACAGCATGATCTGAATGCAGCGAGGGGTGAGGGGATCAGGGGATGACCAGCCAGGGGCCACCTGGGCCAGGCCACACAGGGCCACGAGTGCGAGCAGAACAAAGAGGTCTTGCTTGATCTGGGGACACTGGGGGACTAGAGAGGATGTGTAAGCAGAAGTGCCCCATCGCTCAGGTAGGACTGCAGCAGCTGCCATGCAGGCGGAAGAGGCTGAAGGCATGTTCCCTCTGGAGGCTCCTGCCAGTCTGGTGAAATAGCAAAAGCCTGAATGAGGGCTGGGAATGGAGTTCAcagcaaactactccagtattcttgcctggagaattccatggacagaggtgtctgggggtcgcagagtcgaacacaactaagcaactgaatatGCATGCAGAGGGATCAAAAATGTCCTTGGGAAACGCAAAGAGAGATGAACTTTACCTCATAAACTATTaatataagggacttccctggtggcccagtaattaagaatctgccttgcaacacaGAGGACTCAGattcaagccctggttggggacctaggatcccacatgcaggggggcaactaagccggagagccataactactgagcccgagtgctctggagcccacgtgccacaactagaacGTCTGCACCGCAAGGAAGATCCCgcgcgctgcaactaagacccaatgcagccaagttaattaattagttaaaaaaaagaaaacatccgTTTGTGAGCCAGGTAGCAGGTTCTCACCAGATCTGATGGCACTTGGATCTTGGACTTAAAAgagtctccagaactgtgggaaataaatttcaaaactatTAATACAGGTCCAGTCTCAACTGAAACGACAAGATATTTGATCTGGGAACACCCAGAGGTGCCTGCTAGACAAATATTAAACAACATGGTCTAATCAGGTCTTTAAAATGTACTGGGTAAAACATGTGACCAAAGGTCCCAGGCTGGACAAACAGACTAGAGGTCAAGTGGTCTTATCCTGAGGACATGCTTGACAAGAGATGGAGATTACTGCAGAGGTTCCTCTGAGCAATCACCAGGCAGGTCAGGAACACATGctgaagaaatgaaaaccaaTGAAGATGACCTCAGAGGCAGAAATCTGACAAGCTGCTCAGTCTGGACATTCTCCATCTGGGACGTCCCATGAAAGATGAAACAAAGCCCCTCCAACAAGCCAGGTGGGGAAGGCGGTCACAGTGGGGGCCAGTCATTGCGTCAGAGATGCCTCGTGAGGCGTGACCCCCCGCTCTGTGACTCCAACTGCACAATAGCCCAGGGCTTCTCCTCAGCCCTTCAGCCCTCTGGCCTCTCTTTAGCCTCTGACTCAAGAGCCTGATATTCATCACAGACTTGTTACATCCGCCAGAAAAGTAAACAAGGTTTTTAAAAAGGATGAGaggcttttgctttttttaagcaggaagagtaaaattaaaagttatttttcaggGTCAAAGACCATCTGGGACTTTGCTTCAAATAAAACCtggggtagggacttccctggtggtccactggctaagactccatggcttcccaatgaagggggcccaggttctgtccctggtcagggaactagatctctcACGCCCCAAGTAAGAGTCTGTAAGCCACATCtaagagccagtgcagccaaataaatgaataaataaaaaaaaaaaaaaaaaaaaaaaaaacctctaagaTCCCCCCAAACACATGTGGAAGCAAACAGACTggagtttgaatcctggttccacCACGAACCAGCTCTCAAAGAAGAGCTTGACTTTGCTGAATGTCCATGTCCCCTCCTCTGTTACATCATGGTCCCACACACTTCATGGGATTATTAGTGAGATAGAGGTGTAAGGTGCTCAGTGCAGGCCTGGGCTCACAGTGGAACCTCCATGACCACCCTCTTCTCCAAAGTACGGCTTTATTCACACCTCCCAAGTCTCTGGGCATTGTTACAACTCCGCCCCTAAACCATCTTCCCTTCCCAGTCTTCTGAATCCTCTAGACTAGATGCCTCTGAATTAGTCACCTTTgtcttaaaaaaagttttttttggtCATGTCTCACAGCAtgtaggaaaaggaaatggcaactcactccagtattcttgcctggagaattccatggacagaggagcctggtgggttgcaaagagtcagacacgactgagcaactatcactcactcacggcatgtaagatctagttccctgagcaaggattgaacctgtggcccctgcatttaAAGCGAAGAGACTCAaacaatggaccaccagggaagtctctagtcACCTAGTGACCCTACAGATGAGTCACCTACAGTCCTCATCTGTAGCCCCTCTTTCCAATACCCTACCAAGAACTAGGACTTTGCATCTCATTTGTGATGAAATGATTAAGAACATGAGCCACGTCCTCAGACCCCTGAGCTGGCATTCTTGTTCAGCCTCATACTGGGGGCATGATCTTAATGGAGTCACTTATCTTCCCCAGTGATGATAATCCTGCCAATCTCTCAAGGTGGTGACATCTATGTGAGTTTTGCATACAAGATACTAGGCACACTGCTTGGCTCACAAAGACGATCCATCAGTGCTGGCTGGTGTTACCATGAGTTCTTTCTCACATGTCccatctcctccccttcccttgcTGTCCCCACCCCATCACTGCACACCTAGCGTCCAGGTGGCTTCCCAGCTGCTCTCCCACCTCCAGCATAAAACCTGAACCCTGTCGTTGAGCTCAGCTTCCTCCCTTGCCCCTGGGGCCCTGGTTTCAATCTGCTGAGGCCAAAGCCTCACCCACCCTTCCCCCAAACCCTACTTCCCACCACTTCCTAAAAACACACTTTCCACTCCAATCTGCCAGTCTTCCTTACAGCCGGTCACCCGAATGATCCCACGGGGGTCCACTCTCCCAGGCCTCTGCTTAGCACAGCTCCTGGAATGCcacaccctgcccctccccccacaccttTCCAAACCCCCCACCAGCTCAACCCCTGCTCAAGGATCACATCATTCACAAAGCCTTCACTGACCttgcctctcctttcccctccaaCCCTTTTCCCTGAACCTCTGCAGTTCTCATCAGCACAAAGGTAGCCGCCGTTTCCCACGGGTCCTGAAACAGTCCTAGGGGTACaagtggtggttgttgttcagtctctaagtcatgtctaactcttgggaccccatggactgtagcccaccaggctcctctgtccatgggatttcctaggcaagaacactggagtggattgccacttccttcttcaggagatcttcccgacccagggatcatgtctcctgcaatggcaggcagattttttttaccactgagcacccaggaagcccaggggCACAGGCAGATCTGCAGTAAACAGTTGGTAATCAAGGCAGCCCAGTTTACAGCTGAAGACCAGAAAGGAGGCAGGGTGGCTGAATGGCATGTGTGGGTCCCACAAGGTAATAATAAAACCAGAGACAAATATATTAAGTTGCAAAAAGCTCCAGTTTGGAATTACTCTTTTAAGAGCCCAAGATGACTTTATACCAGAGACTAAGTCCCTAGTTATTAGCTGGCTTACTCGTTATTTATCATGATTTCACAAAaaataatcacttaaaaaaaacagGATTTGGTTTATCTAATTGCTAGAACTTAAAGTATCTGGATGTGTACTGCACAACCAGGTGCAGGTGCCAAGAGCTGGTTTCCGGGGCCTTCAGTCCCTTTCCTCATTACCTCCATCAGCTTCCCAACCATCCCGACTACAGCACAAACAACAACTGCGCTAACGTGTACCTGTGGCTCCAACGGTAggcctgtgcttccctggtggctcagtggcaaagaatccacctgccaatgcaggagatatgggtttgatccctgatcgggaacATTCCACACGCTAcggagcaactaggcccatgtgctacaactaacaAAGCtcttgtgccctagagcccatgttccgcaacaagagaagccaccgcaatgagaagcccgtgtaccacaactagagagtagcccccgctcgctgcaactacagaaaagcctgagcagcaacgaagacccagcacagccaagtagaaaaaaaaatagtcctcTAAGCCCTAAAAGTTACTCTTATTACTTCAAAGAGTAATTCCTTATGCTGAAATTCTGGAACTGTCACTGCACACAACCAGGGCATCTGGGGTGACAGCGTGCCGATCACCTGCACACAGACTGGCGGGATGGGCTGACGGGGACTCGGTTCCGGGATGCgccttttcctcctctgcaaacaCCGCACCCCTCCATCTTGGGCTGGGAGGGagctcccaccctctccctgtgaGGCTCTCCATCTCACCACTGTCCCGAAGGGTCTGGGTCAAGTCCTCCACCAGGGCCACCGCCTCCTCGCCACTCTCGGGCCGATGCTCCTGCAGCCAGGCCTGAATTTCCCGGGGTAGCACGGTCAGCATTTGCTCCTTGGTGTGCATCTCTGGCCTCAGCCAGCGCCGGCAGAGCTCTCGAAGGCGGCCGAGTGCCCCCTGCGGCCCTCCGGCCACGTCCTCGTGGGGGCTGCCCTTGCCAGCACCCTGGGGAAAGGGCTCGGTCTCAGGGCCATCTTCCTGCAGCACAGCTTCCTGTACCCAGGAGTCGTCCTCCAGGATCACGGtggccacctcctcctcctggttGTCTTCCTCCTGAGGGAGGCAGACTACAGGGCTTCGCGGAGCAGTTACTCTCGGCCCCTCTGAGGCCATCATCCACGTCCTTGGGTTGGAATCACTCAGGCTTCTGATCTTGACCTTCGGTCTTCTCCAGGCAGGCTCCCTGAGAAGACGGCACCCTTCTCCAGTTTCAACAAGTGGTCTGGctaagaatgagagagagaactAGGATCAATAAGTAAAAGGTCCTAAAACAATCTAACTCACAACAGCCCAGGTCAGGCCACCAAGTGATTCTTACATCCGCAAATCAGGAGAAGTTTCCTGTCCCTCTTAAAGGAAAAATGGCTTATTCCTGAAACCATCTCCGTGGCAAGAGAAGAATCACAAGCACAAAATACAGTGTTTTTCTTCCCAAAAGACCAAAGCATGAGTATGAGAAATTCGAAGCCCTCGCAAGAACCCAGGACAGAGCTATCCTGCTCTAAGTCAGTTCAGATTTGCTGCAGAGTCAGTGACCTTGACCTAACATACAACTCAGTCACACAATCTCATGGACTACCTAATAAACAGATAAGAACACCCATCCTACTAATCTGAAAGGAACGTCTTAAGAATTTACAAAGGATCAGATGTCAAGGCACTGTGAGCCTCagtgaaaggaaggaaatatcTCAACtgcattattatattttaaaacatgatgtTTTAAAATGCTCATATTCTTAGATCCAGCCATGGCCCCTCaggaatttatgttttaaaataaccatCTTTGCTAAATTTACTAAATATTTGCAAGGACACACAACCGTTtctaattgcaaaaaaaaaaacggaCACCTTAAAATCCAGCAGCAGGAGAATGGTTAATTATGGCACATCCATACAGTAAAATGTACTAAAAACTACACTGATGATGTAATAATGGCTACATTTgccggggcgggggggtggtgggggtggtgggatgTTACTGAGAAGGGGCTCAAAGGAGCTGAAAATGTTTTATGTCTTGATTTGGCAATGGTTGCATAAGAGCATACATATGAAGTTTAAGATTTGTGTGCTctgatgtatgtatttttaaatatttaaaaaattatgctgaCAATAATTATTAATCATTAATGATTTAAGATAATCCTCATAATAAGAAAactaatgaataaaaacaaaaccagcaaGATAGAAAAACCACAGACACAGTATGACCccaattccttttaaaaatgaacacatacacaaggaaaaaaaaacaaacctggatAGAAATTCTACAAAATGTTGAGAGCAgttatttaaaacaaagactaaaaggcaatgaagtatttttaaaaattatccctACAGCATAAAGACTCAGAAACACTCCcgggaaaactttttaaaaagaagaaaaaagaaaagccagtggAAACACTAAAGCTCTCAAACTGTATTCACCAAATGGCTAGAAGAAACAGTTATAACATAATTCTtaacttggggggggggggtgcaggaAAACCGTTCCCGGACAATTTAAGCGTTGTCCCACTTGGGGCCAGACACGCCCCCTCAGaagctcagtttccccatttttaaaatgagctgcGCGGGATGTCGTCCACTGTGCCTTTCAGTCTAAAAAGCCTGTGCCCCTGGCTGGATGTACAAGGAGCTCGCCGCTAGGGAGAAGAGTTCAGGTCGGCTCCCTGAGCCCGACCTGGCGCCTAAGCTCGGACAGCCGGGGGCCCGCAGGACACGAACACGGCCCCCGACGCCCCTCCCCCAGCAGGGCTGCCCGCCCTGGCTCCAGGCCCGTTATCCCCTGGCCTTGGGCTGCTCCCCCGGCCAGCGCGGCTCCGGCTGTCTGTCTCCGGGCTCACCTCTCCAGAGACCGGATGCCACTTCCCCGGTCGCTCCACGCGCTAAAGCGCCCCCGGGCACGGTCCGGCCCCTCCGGAGTCGCAGCGGCTCAAGCCCGAGGGGCACCGAGAACAATGGACGGGAGAGGCCCGCCCCCCCGCCGCGCTCATTGGCCACCGAGAACGGTCCCTGGAAACTCTGCTTTCCCATTGGCGAATACGGACCCAGCCTGGCGGCGGGAGGGAGGCTGGGCCGAAGGCATTGTGGGAGATGTAGTCCCCACGAGCCGACTGCGACCTCGGGCCAGGGAGCAGAGTTTGGGGATTTGATAACCTGCGCAGTGCGGGAGGAACCCAGGCGGGAAAATCCACCGACTGGCAGTCAGGGCCCCAGACCTGTGACCTGGGACAGATCACTCCACTTCTTTATGTCCTCCAAATAGTGGTCTATAAAAAGGGAAAGTTGGATGGAAGCTCCCTTTCAGCTGTAACTGTGTGGCAGATAATTTTGTTAGGCCCTTCGACAGCCGAAAGCGGCCCCtgaataggaaaagaatctgcacGGAGAAGTCCCTTCCCGCCCAGCCCGGCGCCCCTCCCACAGCCGGCACCCGGCTCGCACCTGGCTTCTGGAACCCCTTTGTTTACGCACGTGgtgttcctgggtcaggaggagagATTTGTCCCGCCTCTTCTGCCGCGGACCTCCcattctttcctctgtttcctcttgTATGGAACCTGCCTCATCATACCGCCCCCAGCACACCTGCTCCACGTCTCCTCGTTATTAATAGTTATCCCAGCCTTACTTATTATCAGTCTCGGCACTGGGGGGCTGAGAGTGACAGATTGGCCTCTTTTGTGGGGTTTCAGTGGCTGGCACTGTCCACTAAAAAattagtcacaacctgaaagtagagaaTCTTTTGTTCAGTTGGGAATGTTCAGGACTCCAAGCCCAGGAGACAATATCTCAGCCCTAAGACATAGCTCCCAGGAGGCGGGAGAgggagtcaggctatatacaagtttgtaAGGAAGGGAGCAGGTAGTCTGCACAACAAAGATTATTGTTCAGTAAGAAAAACCagatatcaagttaaggaatttagtgctcttctgtgtatgggaaggtGCAAGAGTTTGGGATTATTGTAGTCATTTCTTTCATaggcatctcagctatctggggccagcatcctgcaTTTTCCCTTAGGGCTCACCAGCTGACATTGGAGgactggctgcagtccatggggtcaagagttggacacgacagagcaactccAGCACAGCACAGTCACTGATGACTGTGACTTCCTTAAGTTCCTCACGTAGGGAGTGGTGCTGCTTTTTGGCATCGCTCAGAAATTCACATCTGGAGAGAGAAAATCGCAGATAGCTATGACACTTGTTGTCCACCGATATGgcaagaaatatttcatttcacagtGCTCTTAAAGAAATGCCTGTCATATCAATGTATGACAGCAGGTGGATAACTGCCTGGAAATTCAAGGGGGAAATACAAGGCCAGAGAGAAAGACACTCCTAACATTATTGACTAGGTGAtatttgcagaaactaacactgaTTTGCTATGTTAGTGAATATTGAACCGTCTCTGATCAATAACGTTTGGGTAACAAAAGTGGTATTAATACGTCTGGTCAATAATTAATGGTCTGTGATAGAACAATGGTATATTTTTGCACAACACAATTATTGGGAGCATGCACAatcaagtcggacacaactgaagcgacttagcagcagcagcacaatcaAATGaccacatttaatttttatttaaatttcattttcatgaaaatttaattttcatttcatgagTGTTTGAGAAATGTTTCATGATTATTGGtaattttaatctcattttctaTGAACTGATTTTTCatatcttcttcccatttttaaagttgaatttacTTGTAAAagctctttgggcttcccaagtggatctagtggtaaagaacccgcctttcaatgcaggagagataagagactCTGATCCCTGCCTGGAAAAAGCTCTTAGCTTATTAAGAAAATGATTCCTTTGTTTGTCACAGAAGtctctcttgtttttctcattatGCTGTTcgatttttgctgttttgttttttattagaaATTTGACATGTCTATGCTGTCAAGTTTGTCAGTCTTGTCTTTTTATAGCTTCTGAGTTTTATGTCACTCTTGGAAAGCTGTCTGCACCACTCCAAag encodes:
- the ZSCAN2 gene encoding zinc finger and SCAN domain-containing protein 2 isoform X3, which encodes MGKQSFQGPFSVANERGGGAGLSRPLFSVPLGLEPLRLRRGRTVPGGALARGATGEVASGLWRARPLVETGEGCRLLREPAWRRPKVKIRSLSDSNPRTWMMASEGPRVTAPRSPVVCLPQEEDNQEEEVATVILEDDSWVQEAVLQEDGPETEPFPQGAGKGSPHEDVAGGPQGALGRLRELCRRWLRPEMHTKEQMLTVLPREIQAWLQEHRPESGEEAVALVEDLTQTLRDSVLETLLSPRSKCHQI